A single genomic interval of Cyprinus carpio isolate SPL01 chromosome B24, ASM1834038v1, whole genome shotgun sequence harbors:
- the LOC109049153 gene encoding E3 ubiquitin-protein ligase MSL2-like — MNPVNATTLYVSACRSVLQCDPRDPQALAEIYKLLPFFRQSLACLVCGNLLQDPIAPTNSSCQHYVCKSCKGKKMMMKPSCSWCKDYEQFEENKQLCILVDCYRKLCEYIADSPLAQHISSTVGGSPDILALLNEGLSFDNRQGEESLSLSLTNQSPTPSTSETLPDEGQSPSTEIKEQDLSPLGVNGLQDCNGLTNVEELTASLPSLEASVPDPVENGGNAVKEESFTNEIPVCEAVAAAGEDLCTSTMDICGFGEDIKHDGGTLLLSVEEVLRTLEPDHVAQDECPAILQSTLEPSANLKGPFASINSARQLSSLPQDSQEVLLPQHPMSQKNPQHLGISCSAVTPRMPRSNRKRSRSESDSEKIQPVPISTFVRGPTLGASAPVPVKCEPKSPAQTIPHMAAVPNGGGLSKVGKALLVPAKTVKKTIDNHGPKKAYTKSKQGTPKSKEKTKERILTNTLIPGSPTKVVYKKAQEKKGCKCGRATQNPSVLTCRGQRCPCYSNRKACLDCICRGCQNSYMANGEKKLEAFAVPEKALEQTRLTLGINVTSIAVRNATGSGAGGMLNVSTAAGSPVASFLATGPHEDKGFDEPLDMRFD; from the exons ATGAACCCGGTGAATGCGACCACTCTCTACGTGTCAGCTTGTCGGTCGGTGCTGCAGTGCGATCCCCGGGACCCCCAGGCTTTGGCGGAAATCTATAAGCTCTTGCCTTTTTTCAGACAGTCTCTCGCCTGCCTTGTGTGTG gcAATTTGCTACAAGATCCAATTGCTCCTACAAACTCATCGTGCCAGCACTATGTCTGTAAATCATGTAAAGGTAAAAAGATGATGATGAAACCCTCGTGCAGCTGGTGTAAAGACTACGAGCAGTTTGAAGAGAATAAGCAGCTGTGCATCTTGGTGGACTGCTACAGAAAGCTCTGCGAGTACATCGCAGACTCTCCTCTCGCCCAGCACATTTCAAGTACTGTGGGAGGGTCCCCAGACATTTTGGCTCTGTTGAATGAGGGCCTCTCATTTGACAACAGACAGGGGGAGGAGTCACTCTCCCTGAGTTTGACAAACCAGTCCCCTACACCCTCAACCTCAGAAACGCTCCCCGATGAGGGCCAGTCCCCATCGACAGAGATCAAGGAGCAAGACCTCAGTCCTCTAGGGGTGAACGGTCTCCAGGACTGCAATGGCTTGACCAACGTGGAGGAGTTGACCGCCAGTTTACCTTCACTAGAGGCCAGTGTTCCAGACCCTGTGGAAAATGGGGGCAATGCAGTGAAAGAAGAGAGTTTCACAAATGAGATCCCAGTGTGCGAGGCAGTGGCAGCTGCTGGCGAGGACCTTTGTACCAGTACCATGGACATTTGTGGATTTGGCGAGGATATTAAACATGATGGCGGGACTCTCCTCTTGAGTGTAGAGGAAGTGCTCAGGACTCTAGAACCAGACCATGTCGCCCAGGATGAGTGCCCTGCGATATTGCAGTCGACTCTCGAACCTTCAGCGAACTTGAAAGGACCATTTGCGTCGATCAACTCTGCTCGGCAGCTTTCCTCTCTCCCGCAAGACTCGCAGGAGGTTCTTTTGCCCCAGCACCCAATGTCCCAAAAGAATCCGCAACATTTGGGAATATCCTGTTCCGCGGTGACGCCCAGAATGCCACGGTCCAACCGGAAGCGGTCGCGGTCGGAAAGTGACAGCGAGAAGATTCAGCCTGTACCCATTTCAACCTTCGTCCGCGGCCCAACGTTGGGTGCCTCCGCCCCTGTTCCAGTCAAATGCGAACCTAAATCTCCTGCTCAGACTATCCCTCACATGGCGGCGGTGCCCAACGGTGGTGGTCTTTCTAAGGTTGGCAAGGCATTACTGGTGCCTGCGAAAACTGTCAAAAAGACCATTGACAACCATGGACCCAAAAAGGCATACACTAAGTCCAAACAGGGCACTCCGAAGTCAAAGGAAAAGACGAAAGAACGGATTCTGACTAACACCCTCATTCCTGGAAGCCCCACGAAAGTAGTGTACAAAAAGGCACAGGAGAAAAAGGGCTGCAAGTGCGGCAGAGCAACTCAAAACCCAAGTGTTCTTACATGCCGTGGACAGCGATGCCCCTGTTACTCCAACCGCAAAGCCTGTCTGGACTGCATATGCAGGGGTTGCCAGAACTCCTACATGGCCAATGGCGAAAAGAAGCTGGAGGCCTTCGCGGTGCCAGAGAAGGCGCTCGAGCAGACAAGACTCACTCTAGGCATCAACGTCACCAGCATCGCAGTGCGGAACGCCACCGGTAGTGGCGCCGGCGGGATGCTTAATGTCTCCACGGCGGCTGGCTCACCTGTGGCCTCCTTCTTGGCTACAGGGCCACACGAAGATAAAGGATTCGATGAACCATTGGACATGAGGTTTGACTGA
- the LOC109049149 gene encoding cohesin subunit SA-1, with product MINSDFPMLQDSSNDGQGDTVSLSMSVSELDDSGEGKGKKKRGRPGKQGVASKKARRSPVDKGGRRPNGVAHLNGEGTDPSTLFEVVKQGKSAMQSVIDDWIESYKQDRDLALLDLINFFIHCSGCKGTVRIEMFRNMQNAEIIRKMTEEFDEDSGDYPLTMAGPQWKKFRYNFCEFIMVLIRQCQYSIIYDEYMMDTVISLLTGLSDSQVRAFRHTSTLAAMKLMTALVNVALNLSINQDNTQRQYEAERNKVAGKRANEKLEMLLEKRKELQENQDEIENMMNSIFKGIFVHRYRDAIAEIRAICIEEIGVWMKLYSDAFLNDSYLKYVGWTLHDRQGEVRLKCLKALQTLYTNRELFPKLELFTNRFKDRIVSMTLDKEYDVAVEAIRLVTLILHVSEDALSNEDCENVYHLVYSAHRPVAVAAGEFLHRKLFSRHDPQAEEALAKRRGRNSPNGNLIRMLVLFFLESELHEHAAYLVDSLWDSSQDLLKDWDCMVELLLEDPVQGEEVLGDRHEGALIELMVCTIRQAAEAHPPVGRGTGKRVLTAKEKKTQIDDKNRLTEHLIVALPMLLSKYQADAEKVANLLQIPQYFDLEVYSSGRMEKHLDALLKQIRVVVEKHAEMEVLEACSKTYSILCSEEYTIMNRVDIARSQLIDELTDRFSHSVEDLLQEGDEADDDDIYNVLSTLKKLTAFHNAHDLTKWDLFKNCYRLLKMGIEQGSMPEQIAVQALQCSHYSILWQLVKITEGCPSKDDLVALRRVVKSFLAVCQQCLSNVNTPVKEQAFMLLCDLLMIFSHQLVSGGREALQPLVFNPDSTLQNELLNFVLDHVFIDQDDENQSMEGDEEDEANKIEALHKRRNLLAAFSKLIIYDIVDMPAAADIFKQYMKYYNDYGDIIKETLSKTRQMDKIQCAKTLILSLQQLFNELIQDQGPNLDRTSSHVSGIKELARRFALTFGLDQIKTREAVATLHKDGIEFAFKVPNPKGPEYPPPNLAFLEVLCEFSSKLLRQDKKTVHSYLEKFMTEYMMERREDVWLPLIAYRNSLLTGGDDDRLSVTTGTSSTSKASTVRSKRGRPPQHKRRPEEESVEGSWVVRNDTLQTPGGLHTPQLTSTVLRENPRQAADHIPDQDSSEPGSEPDYMHNPQMQMSWLDQQKMEEVNRKERGGMNYMKSRSGGVRQQVRGLMEDDAEPIFEDVMMSSRGQLEDMNEEFEDTMVIDLPASRNRRERAELRPDFFDSTAIMEDDSGFGMQMF from the exons ATGATCAACTCAGACTTTCCTATGTTGCA GGACTCGTCAAATGACGGGCAAGGCGACACTGTGAGTCTGAGCATGAGTGTTAGTGAGCTGGATGACTCTGGGGAAGGAAAGGGCAAGAAAAAGAGAGGCAGGCCTGGAAAACAAGGA gtgGCCAGTAAGAAGGCCCGAAGGTCTCCGGTTGATAAAGGCGGGAGGAGGCCGAATGGAGTGGCCCATCTGAATGGAGAGGGCACAGACCCCAGTACTCTGTTTGAGGTGGTCAAACAAGGCAAAAGTGCCATGCAG TCCGTCATTGATGACTGGATTGAATCTTACAAGCAAGACAGAGACCTTGCACTCCTAGATCTAATCAACTTTTTCATTCACTGTTCTGGCTGTAAAG gcACTGTAAGAATCGAGATGTTCAGGAACATGCAGAATGCTGAAATTATCAGAAAGATGACCGAGGAGTTTGATGAG GACAGTGGCGACTACCCTCTCACAATGGCAGGGCCGCAGTGGAAGAAATTCCGATATAACTTTTGTGAGTTCATCATGGTTCTGATCCGTCAGTGCCAGTACAGCATCATCTATGATGAATACATGATGGACACCGTCATTTCTCTGCTCACTGGGCTCTCAGACTCCCAGGTCCGAGCCTTTAGACACACCAGCACGCTGGCAG CAATGAAACTGATGACAGCCCTGGTAAATGTTGCTCTGAACCTGAGCATCAATCAGGATAACACACAGAGGCAGTATGAGGCCGAACGGAATAAGGTCGCAGGGAAAAGAGCCAACGAGAAGCTGGAAATGCTGCTGGAGAAGAGGAAAGAG CTCCAAGAAAACCAAGATGAGATTGAGAACATGATGAACTCAATCTTCAAGGGTATTTTTGTTCACCGTTACAG AGATGCCATAGCGGAAATCAGAGCTATTTGTATAGAAGAAATTGGCGTTTGGATGAAGTTATACAGTGATGCTTTTCTCAATGACAGTTACTTGAAGTATGTGGGATGGACGCTACATGACAGA CAAGGTGAAGTTCGACTCAAATGTCTAAAGGCCCTTCAGACCCTCTACACCAACAGAGAGCTATTCCCCAAACTTGAGCTCTTCACCAATCGATTTAAG GACCGTATTGTGTCCATGACATTGGATAAAGAGTATGATGTGGCAGTAGAGGCCATACGACTTGTCACTTTGATTCTGCA TGTTAGTGAGGATGCTTTGTCTAATGAAGACTGTGAGAACGTCTATCATCTCGTGTATTCGGCTCATCGTCCTGTTGCTGTGGCAGCTGGAGAGTTCCTTCATAGAAA GTTATTTAGCAGGCATGACCCTCAGGCTGAGGAGGCTTTGGCGAAAAGACGAGGCCGAAACAGCCCTAATGGGAACCTTATAAGAATGCTAGTGCTTTTCTTCCTGGAGAGCGAG CTTCACGAGCATGCAGCATACCTGGTGGACAGTCTATGGGATAGCTCACAGGATCTGCTGAAAGATTGGGACTGCATGGTGGAGCTCCTGCTGGAGGACCCTGTGCAGGGGGAAGAGG TGTTGGGAGACCGGCATGAGGGCGCACTGATCGAGCTCATGGTCTGTACCATCAGACAGGCAGCCGAAGCTCATCCACCTGTGGGCAGAGGAACAGGAAAGAGG GTGCTCACTGCCAAAGAGAAGAAGACACAGATTGACGATAAGAACAGGCTGACTGAACACTTAATTGTTGCTCTGCCCATGCTGCTGTCGAAG TACCAGGCTGATGCTGAAAAGGTGGCGAACCTCCTTCAGATCCCTCAGTACTTTGATCTTGAAGTCTACAGTTCAGGACGAATGGAAAAG CATCTGGACGCCCTGCTGAAGCAGATCCGGGTGGTGGTGGAGAAGCACGCTGAGATGGAGGTTCTGGAAGCGTGTAGCAAGACTTACAGCATCTTGTGCAGTGAAGAATACACCATCATGAACCGTGTGGACATTGCTCGCAGCCAACTCATCGACGAGCTCACAGACAGATTCTCTCACTCAGTAGAAGACCTACTGCAGGAG GGCGATGAAGCAGATGATGATGACATTTATAACGTTCTTTCAACGCTAAAGAAGCTCACTGCGTTCCATAA TGCACATGACCTTACAAAGTGGGACCTTTTCAAGAATTGTTATCGATTGTTGAAGATGGGGATCGAGCAGGGCTCCATGCCAGAGCAG ATCGCTGTCCAAGCTCTGCAGTGCTCTCATTACTCCATCCTGTGGCAACTAGTGAAAATTACTGAAGGATGTCCATCAAAG GATGATCTTGTGGCATTAAGGAGAGTGGTGAAGTCATTTCTAGCGGTTTGCCAACAGTGCCTGTCTAATGTGAACACTCCAGTCAAAGAGCAG GCCTTCATGTTGCTATGTGACCTGCTGATGATTTTCAGTCACCAGTTGGTCTCAGGCGGCCGAGAAGCTCTGCAGCCGCTGGTCTTCAATCCAGACAGCACTCTCCAGAATGAACTGCTCAACTTTGTCCTGGATCACGTGTTTATCGACCAGGATGATGAAAATCAGAGCATGG agGGTGATGAAGAGGATGAAGCTAATAAGATTGAGGCCCTTCATAAGAGGAGGAATCTGTTGGCCGCCTTCAGCAAACTAATCATCTACGACATTGTGGACATGCCTGCTGCTGCTGACATCTTCAAACAATATATGAAG tattacaATGACTATGGAGACATCATCAAAGAAACCTTAAGTAAGACCAGACAGATGGACAAGATCCAGTGTGCAAAGACCCTTATCCTCAGCTTGCAGCAG CTCTTCAATGAGCTGATCCAGGACCAAGGACCTAACCTGGACCGAACGTCCTCACATGTCAGTGGCATTAAGGAATTGGCCCGTCGCTTTGCACTCACATTTGGGCTGGACCAAATCAAAACCAGAGAGGCCGTGGCCACACTGCACAA GGATGGGATTGAGTTCGCCTTCAAGGTCCCGAATCCAAAAGGACCAGAGTACCCCCCACCGAACCTGGCCTTCCTGGAGGTGCTCTGTGAGTTCTCCTCCAAACTCCTACGACAAGATAAAAAGACTGT TCATTCGTATCTGGAGAAATTTATGACGGAGTATATGATGGAGAGAAGAGAGGATGTCTGGCTGCCTCTCATCGCGTACAGGAACTCCCTGCTGACAGGAGGAGATGACGACCGACTGTCTGTCACCACCGGCACCAGCTCTACCAGCAAAGCCAGCACGGTCCGCAGCAAAAGGGGTCGACCGCCACAGCACAAAAGACGACCGGAAG AAGAGAGTGTTGAGGGTTCATGGGTAGTGCGTAATGACACACTTCAGACACCAGGGGGCCTCCACACCCCACAGCTCACATCCACTGTCCTGAGAGAAAACCCCAGACAGGCAGCAGATCACATCCCAGACCAAGACTCGTCTGAACCGGGCTCAGAACCAGACTACATGCACAA CCCTCAGATGCAGATGTCATGGTTGGATCAGCAGAAGATGGAGGAGGTGAACAGAAAAGAGAGAGGAGGGATGAACTACATGAAATCACGCAGTGGTGGAGTGAGACAGCAGGT GCGAGGCCTCATGGAAGATGACGCCGAGCCCATCTTCGAGGACGTGATGATGTCCTCACGCGGTCAGCTAGAGGACATGAATGAGGAATTCGAGGACACCATGGTGATAGATTTG CCGGCGTCGAGAAACCGGAGAGAAAGAGCTGAACTCAGACCAGACTTTTTTGACTCTACGGCCATAATGGAAGATGATTCT GGATTCGGAATGCAGATGTTTTGA